The Syntrophobacterales bacterium genome includes a window with the following:
- the nuoL gene encoding NADH-quinone oxidoreductase subunit L, translated as MADYIWLIPLFPAIGFIFNGFFGARMSKGAVSWIACLAVFLSFLTAVAIFIEFLQMPAAARIFEINIYNWISSGELYIPLGFKIDALSLVMSLTVTGVGFLIHVYSIGYMAHDPGIKRFFVELNLFVFMMLVLVTGNNLLMMFVGWEGVGLSSYLLIGFWYEKDSASDAGKKAFIVNRIGDFGFLLGIFLLFLSLGAQGVWTLNFGEIKTNAHLLNGSLVSIITFLFFVGAVGKSAQLPLYVWLPDAMEGPTPVSSLIHAATMVTAGVYMIARLNFLYSMAPDTMMIVAIIGVLTAFFAATIGFAQYDIKKVLAYSTISQLGYMFVAVGVGAYSAGIFHLMTHAFFKGLLFLGAGSIMHAMSGELDMRKMGGLRKKIPVTFWTFFIACLAIAGIPGFSGFFSKDEILWKAFSSPHGHILIWFLAALTAGMTAFYMFRLLFRVFYGESHVPEEIKHHIHESPKVMTVPLMILAFLAIAGGYVGIPHVLGGTNLFDQFLAPVLGGGTAHSGAAAASFSLISSAWASGAEAAGEASLEITLMVASVVTALIGILIAYWLYVSNTKLPEKFTAAFPGLFKVVNNKYYVDELYDFVFVRGILKAGAFLLKVVDIGIIEGIVNGTGSFLQWAGGHLRKFESGVVQQYAFGMILGAIIVVGYIVFAPLF; from the coding sequence ATGGCTGACTACATCTGGCTGATACCACTTTTCCCGGCAATCGGATTCATTTTCAATGGTTTTTTCGGCGCCAGAATGTCCAAGGGCGCAGTTTCCTGGATCGCCTGCCTGGCGGTGTTTCTCTCCTTTCTCACCGCCGTCGCCATCTTTATCGAATTTCTGCAGATGCCCGCGGCAGCGAGGATCTTCGAAATCAATATCTACAACTGGATATCCTCCGGTGAGCTTTACATCCCGCTGGGATTCAAAATTGACGCGCTTTCCCTGGTCATGTCCCTGACCGTCACCGGCGTCGGCTTTCTTATCCACGTTTATTCGATAGGCTACATGGCGCACGATCCCGGCATCAAGCGGTTCTTCGTCGAACTCAACCTGTTTGTCTTCATGATGCTCGTGCTGGTTACCGGCAACAACCTGCTGATGATGTTTGTCGGCTGGGAGGGGGTCGGGCTCTCCTCATATCTGCTGATCGGCTTCTGGTATGAGAAGGACTCCGCGTCGGATGCCGGCAAAAAGGCATTTATTGTCAACAGGATCGGCGACTTCGGCTTTCTTTTGGGGATCTTCCTGCTTTTTTTGAGCCTCGGCGCCCAAGGCGTCTGGACGCTTAATTTCGGAGAAATAAAGACTAACGCCCACCTCCTCAACGGGAGCTTGGTCAGTATAATAACCTTCCTGTTTTTTGTCGGCGCCGTGGGCAAGTCCGCGCAGCTTCCCCTTTATGTCTGGCTCCCGGACGCAATGGAAGGCCCTACGCCGGTGAGCTCCCTCATCCATGCGGCAACGATGGTGACCGCCGGGGTCTATATGATCGCCCGTCTCAATTTTCTCTACAGCATGGCCCCCGACACGATGATGATCGTCGCAATAATCGGCGTTTTGACTGCGTTTTTCGCGGCAACGATCGGCTTTGCCCAGTACGACATCAAGAAGGTGCTTGCCTACTCGACGATCAGTCAGCTCGGCTACATGTTTGTCGCAGTCGGCGTCGGCGCTTATTCCGCCGGCATCTTCCACCTGATGACCCACGCCTTCTTCAAAGGTCTGCTCTTCCTCGGAGCCGGCAGCATCATGCACGCGATGAGCGGCGAGCTGGACATGCGCAAGATGGGCGGACTGAGAAAAAAGATTCCTGTCACCTTCTGGACATTCTTTATCGCCTGCCTGGCGATCGCCGGGATCCCGGGCTTTTCCGGCTTTTTCAGCAAGGATGAAATCCTCTGGAAGGCCTTCAGCTCCCCGCACGGCCACATCCTGATCTGGTTTCTGGCCGCGCTTACAGCCGGAATGACGGCATTTTACATGTTCCGCCTTCTCTTCAGGGTTTTCTACGGCGAAAGCCACGTCCCGGAGGAGATCAAGCACCACATTCATGAATCGCCCAAGGTGATGACGGTTCCGCTGATGATCCTGGCCTTTTTGGCCATTGCCGGCGGTTATGTCGGGATACCCCATGTCCTGGGTGGAACCAATCTTTTCGACCAGTTCCTTGCCCCGGTCTTGGGCGGAGGTACAGCCCATTCGGGAGCGGCAGCCGCCAGCTTCAGTCTCATTAGCAGCGCCTGGGCTTCCGGAGCGGAGGCGGCAGGCGAAGCCTCTCTGGAAATTACCCTCATGGTCGCCTCGGTTGTAACCGCGCTGATCGGCATCCTCATCGCCTATTGGCTCTATGTCAGCAATACGAAACTCCCCGAAAAGTTCACGGCGGCGTTTCCGGGCCTCTTCAAGGTTGTCAATAACAAATACTACGTTGATGAACTCTACGATTTTGTGTTTGTCCGCGGGATCCTGAAAGCGGGGGCGTTCCTCCTGAAGGTCGTGGATATCGGGATCATCGAAGGAATCGTCAACGGTACGGGCAGTTTCCTGCAATGGGCTGGCGGTCATTTGCGTAAGTTTGAATCCGGCGTCGTGCAGCAGTATGCGTTCGGCATGATTCTCGGGGCGATTATCGTCGTCGGCTATATCGTCTTTGCGCCACTTTTTTAA
- a CDS encoding NADH-quinone oxidoreductase subunit M, translated as MTYPLLSVLIFLPLAGAIVVMLLPRNNPALAKGLTLVWTIIEFALSLPLFFSFDETTAGMQFTENVSWFPELGISYNLGIDGFSMLLVMLTTFLTVICVLSSWDAIKDKVKEYYFAFLILETALVGALCALDLVLFYIFWELMLVPMYLLIGVWGGPRRIYAAVKFFLYTMAGSVLMLLAIMALYFHYGAESGSYTFNLFELYKANIPLAKQYWLFAAFALSFAIKVPMFPFHTWLPDAHTEAPTAGSVILAGVMLKMGTYGFLRFAIPLFPQAAFAAAPILSTLALIGIVYGAIMCIMQSDLKRLIAYSSVSHLGYVMLGLFAFNMQGLEGGMYQMLNHGISTGGLFLAVGMIYERRHTRMIAEFGGLAKTMPIFAVSFLIITLSSIALPGTNGFVGEFLILLGTFRSNVSFGVIATTGVVLSAVYMLWMFQRVMYGEIKKEENRKLKDVNKREITILVLIIFFIFFMGIYSQPFFKKMDVSATNYLQYIHAKAAAPAISVKAQ; from the coding sequence ATGACATATCCCCTTTTGAGCGTACTCATTTTTCTCCCACTGGCCGGGGCCATCGTCGTAATGCTGCTGCCGCGAAACAACCCCGCGCTTGCCAAGGGATTGACGCTTGTCTGGACGATCATCGAATTTGCGCTTTCTCTGCCGCTCTTTTTCAGTTTTGACGAAACGACCGCCGGGATGCAGTTCACGGAAAACGTCTCGTGGTTTCCGGAGCTGGGCATCAGCTATAACCTGGGAATCGATGGGTTCAGCATGCTGCTGGTGATGCTCACCACGTTCCTGACGGTGATTTGCGTACTGTCATCCTGGGATGCCATCAAAGACAAGGTAAAGGAGTACTACTTCGCTTTTTTGATTTTGGAAACGGCGCTGGTCGGGGCGCTCTGCGCGCTTGATCTCGTACTTTTCTACATATTCTGGGAACTGATGCTGGTGCCGATGTATCTGCTGATCGGCGTCTGGGGCGGGCCTCGCCGGATCTACGCGGCGGTAAAGTTTTTCCTCTACACGATGGCGGGCAGCGTGCTGATGCTGCTGGCGATCATGGCTCTCTATTTCCATTACGGCGCCGAGTCCGGTTCCTACACCTTCAACCTGTTTGAACTCTACAAGGCAAATATTCCGCTTGCCAAACAGTACTGGCTTTTTGCCGCCTTCGCCCTTTCCTTTGCGATCAAGGTGCCGATGTTCCCGTTTCACACCTGGCTGCCGGACGCCCATACCGAGGCGCCGACTGCCGGCAGCGTGATCCTGGCCGGGGTCATGCTGAAGATGGGAACTTACGGATTTCTGAGATTCGCCATTCCGCTGTTCCCGCAGGCAGCCTTTGCCGCGGCGCCGATCCTCTCCACACTTGCCCTCATCGGGATCGTTTATGGGGCGATCATGTGCATCATGCAGAGCGACTTGAAGAGGCTCATCGCCTATTCCTCGGTCAGCCATCTCGGCTACGTGATGCTTGGCCTCTTTGCCTTCAACATGCAGGGTCTGGAGGGCGGCATGTACCAGATGCTGAACCACGGGATCAGCACCGGCGGCCTCTTCCTCGCGGTAGGCATGATCTATGAAAGAAGACATACGCGGATGATCGCCGAGTTCGGCGGACTTGCCAAAACCATGCCGATCTTTGCCGTATCCTTCCTGATCATCACCCTGTCCTCGATCGCCCTGCCGGGCACAAACGGCTTTGTCGGCGAGTTTCTCATCTTGCTGGGGACCTTTCGCAGCAACGTGAGCTTCGGCGTTATCGCAACTACCGGGGTCGTTCTTAGCGCCGTATATATGCTCTGGATGTTTCAGCGCGTCATGTACGGGGAGATAAAGAAAGAGGAAAATCGGAAATTAAAGGATGTCAACAAGCGCGAAATAACCATTCTCGTGCTGATAATTTTTTTCATCTTCTTCATGGGCATTTACTCCCAGCCGTTTTTCAAGAAGATGGACGTCTCGGCGACTAATTATCTTCAGTATATTCATGCCAAAGCCGCTGCTCCCGCCATATCGGTAAAGGCTCAGTAA
- a CDS encoding NADH-quinone oxidoreductase subunit N, with protein MVVQIPEMDFGWLIPEIVITVFAIATLLLTLLRKKNGTWFLVEAMPLIGAIIALYYTFQLWNGNLDIFNHLYTIDNFGVFFRGVVLAILILVTLLSYRYVDREDMARGEYYTLLLFGTLGMMIMVSSNNFITIFIGLELMSISIYILCGLMGGNAKSVEASLKYFLLGAFATAFLLYGMALIYGTTGMLDIREIAGYLNSGNFMATPTFMAGLALLIVGFGFKTASVPFHMWTPDVYEGAPTSITAYMATGVKAAAFGAFLRVLYTAFHPFLPGWTFMLWILAVATMTLGNLTALRQNDVKRMLAYSSIAHAGYILIAMTVGDRSLSSTVLYYLLVYSFMTIGAFAIVMILGRKGFPNTGIESYAGLAGRHPVIAAAMAVFLLSLAGIPPLAGFMGKFYVLTDAIRSGYYWLAVIGVLNSVVAVYYYLRVIMYMYFKEPEAEIGIPDFSIGSTVAIAISVAAVFYLGIFPRVFLMIAHSSTNIFM; from the coding sequence ATGGTTGTACAGATACCTGAAATGGACTTTGGATGGCTCATCCCGGAGATCGTCATCACCGTCTTCGCGATCGCCACGCTCCTTTTGACCCTGTTGCGCAAGAAGAACGGCACCTGGTTTCTGGTGGAGGCCATGCCGCTTATCGGGGCCATCATCGCGCTTTATTACACATTTCAGTTATGGAACGGCAATCTGGACATCTTCAATCATCTTTACACGATCGACAATTTCGGGGTATTTTTCCGGGGAGTCGTTCTTGCGATCCTGATCCTCGTCACCCTGCTTTCCTATCGCTATGTTGACCGGGAGGATATGGCCCGGGGGGAATATTACACCCTGCTTCTCTTCGGAACGCTCGGAATGATGATCATGGTGTCATCGAACAACTTTATCACCATCTTTATCGGGTTGGAGTTGATGTCAATCTCCATCTATATCCTCTGCGGTCTGATGGGCGGGAACGCCAAATCCGTGGAAGCCTCCCTCAAATATTTCCTGCTCGGCGCCTTTGCCACCGCCTTTCTTCTGTACGGCATGGCCCTGATTTACGGGACTACCGGCATGCTCGATATCCGGGAAATCGCCGGATATTTGAACAGCGGCAACTTTATGGCGACGCCCACCTTCATGGCGGGTCTGGCCCTTTTGATTGTCGGTTTCGGCTTCAAAACAGCCTCCGTGCCTTTTCACATGTGGACGCCTGACGTCTATGAGGGGGCGCCGACCTCGATCACCGCCTATATGGCAACCGGCGTCAAGGCCGCCGCGTTCGGCGCGTTTTTGAGGGTGCTGTACACGGCTTTTCATCCCTTTCTGCCCGGCTGGACATTCATGTTATGGATTCTCGCCGTCGCCACGATGACTTTGGGAAACCTGACCGCACTGCGCCAAAACGACGTCAAAAGAATGCTCGCCTATTCGAGCATCGCCCACGCCGGATACATCCTGATCGCCATGACCGTAGGCGACCGCTCCCTTTCCTCCACTGTTCTGTATTATCTGCTTGTCTATAGCTTCATGACGATCGGCGCCTTTGCGATTGTAATGATCCTGGGACGCAAGGGCTTTCCGAACACCGGCATCGAATCCTACGCCGGTCTCGCCGGCAGACATCCGGTGATTGCAGCGGCAATGGCTGTCTTTCTCCTCTCCCTGGCAGGCATTCCCCCGCTGGCCGGCTTCATGGGCAAGTTCTATGTCCTGACCGACGCGATCCGTTCCGGTTATTACTGGCTTGCGGTAATCGGGGTGCTCAACAGCGTGGTGGCCGTCTATTACTACCTGCGGGTCATCATGTACATGTACTTCAAGGAACCGGAAGCGGAGATCGGCATCCCCGATTTTTCCATCGGCTCCACGGTTGCCATCGCCATCAGCGTTGCGGCGGTTTTCTATCTCGGCATATTCCCACGCGTGTTTCTAATGATTGCGCACAGCTCGACCAATATTTTCATGTAA
- a CDS encoding MoaD/ThiS family protein, protein MEVAIDAWLYGALALYGGESGKGRSYANLQVRLPSGSTVNDLMARLKMPTAERGITFINGKLSAMPGLQPDLNHVLGDGDRVAFFDPRSMWPFQYRNGVPMVGEMADAMQASQDHGLHHTYKA, encoded by the coding sequence GTGGAGGTTGCAATAGATGCCTGGCTCTATGGCGCTTTGGCGCTTTACGGCGGAGAGTCGGGCAAGGGGAGGAGCTACGCCAACCTGCAGGTGCGCCTGCCTTCGGGAAGCACGGTTAATGATTTAATGGCCCGCCTGAAAATGCCGACCGCGGAGCGGGGGATTACGTTCATCAACGGCAAGTTGAGCGCCATGCCCGGTCTGCAGCCGGATTTGAACCACGTTTTGGGCGACGGCGACCGTGTGGCCTTTTTTGATCCCCGGAGCATGTGGCCGTTCCAATACCGGAACGGCGTGCCCATGGTCGGCGAGATGGCCGACGCAATGCAGGCAAGCCAGGACCATGGCCTACATCACACTTATAAAGCCTGA
- a CDS encoding MoaD/ThiS family protein, whose protein sequence is MRVQAKLFATLRHYAPGAPGRPFEVDLAEGATVADLLRQLDVPAEEVKMVYVNARARPVDWPLEAGSEVGIFPLIGGG, encoded by the coding sequence ATGCGCGTTCAAGCGAAACTTTTTGCCACCTTGCGCCATTACGCTCCCGGCGCGCCGGGACGTCCCTTTGAAGTTGACTTGGCCGAGGGAGCTACCGTAGCGGATTTGCTCCGTCAGTTGGACGTGCCTGCTGAAGAAGTGAAGATGGTTTACGTCAATGCCCGTGCCCGGCCTGTGGATTGGCCGCTGGAAGCCGGCAGTGAAGTCGGGATATTTCCGCTGATTGGAGGGGGATAG
- a CDS encoding aldehyde ferredoxin oxidoreductase, protein MTACILRINMTDLTYRVEDVPEAYKNLGGRGLTSSIVADEVPPLCHPLGPNNKLVFAPGMVTGTVAPTSARVSAGAKSPLTGGIKESNAGTSWARDLAKLQVKAIVVEGQPKGKDKFWGVHLAWDATAGKPEVEFFDAAEYAGKNLYEVFPKVYERFGNKVVIAGCGVAGEYGYANSGIAYNDEFRRPSRYSGRGGLGAVMAGKGLKLIVINNDGAPGVSIADKSLFDQGRKKLVNALLTHDITKPKGTLNTYGTAALINVLNEAGGLPTRNFSSGRFEGAGSIAGEAIFDGVKERTGKETYNHGCSPGCVIQCSNTWYKPDGTEHTSCVEYESAWALGADCGIDNLDDVAEMVHLCNAYGLDTIETGTAIAVAMEGGVLKFGDGKGAINLVEEMGKATPMGRILGGGTELAGKALGVIHVPTVKGQSMPAYEPRAVKGMGVTYATTTMGADHTAGYTVAPEILGVMGKQDPLSPEGKAALSRAFQATTAFIDSSGHCLFIAFAILDIASGYEGMVEETNGVLGTNWSADDILALGVSILKKERAFNEAAGIGKAADRVPEFMTMEPLPPHNQVFDVPASALDSVFAEL, encoded by the coding sequence ATGACAGCTTGTATTTTGCGCATCAACATGACCGATCTGACCTATCGCGTCGAAGACGTCCCGGAAGCCTACAAGAATCTGGGTGGGCGCGGACTGACTTCGTCCATTGTCGCCGACGAGGTTCCGCCGCTGTGCCATCCCCTCGGCCCCAACAACAAGCTCGTCTTTGCGCCGGGCATGGTGACGGGCACGGTTGCGCCCACGTCGGCTCGCGTCTCGGCCGGGGCAAAGTCGCCCCTGACCGGCGGCATCAAGGAGTCCAATGCCGGCACCTCGTGGGCGCGCGACCTGGCGAAGCTGCAGGTCAAGGCTATTGTGGTCGAGGGCCAGCCCAAGGGAAAAGACAAGTTCTGGGGCGTCCATCTTGCCTGGGACGCAACGGCGGGCAAGCCTGAAGTTGAGTTCTTCGACGCGGCTGAATATGCAGGCAAGAATCTGTACGAGGTATTCCCGAAGGTTTACGAACGGTTCGGGAACAAGGTTGTCATCGCCGGATGCGGCGTGGCGGGTGAATATGGCTACGCTAACTCGGGCATAGCTTATAACGATGAATTCCGCCGTCCCAGCCGTTATTCCGGGCGCGGCGGTTTGGGCGCTGTCATGGCCGGCAAGGGACTCAAACTGATCGTCATCAACAACGACGGAGCTCCCGGCGTGTCCATTGCCGACAAGTCCCTGTTTGATCAGGGACGGAAGAAGCTGGTGAATGCCCTTTTGACCCACGACATCACCAAGCCCAAAGGCACCCTGAACACTTACGGCACGGCGGCTTTGATCAATGTTCTCAACGAGGCCGGCGGTCTGCCCACTCGCAATTTTTCCAGCGGCCGCTTTGAAGGCGCCGGCAGCATCGCGGGCGAGGCCATCTTTGATGGGGTCAAGGAACGTACCGGCAAGGAAACGTACAACCATGGCTGCAGCCCCGGCTGCGTGATCCAGTGCTCGAACACCTGGTACAAACCCGATGGCACGGAGCACACCTCCTGCGTCGAGTACGAGTCGGCCTGGGCGTTGGGCGCCGACTGCGGCATCGACAATCTGGACGATGTGGCGGAGATGGTTCATCTGTGCAATGCCTATGGTCTGGACACGATCGAAACCGGCACTGCCATCGCTGTTGCGATGGAGGGCGGCGTGCTCAAGTTTGGCGACGGCAAGGGGGCGATCAACTTGGTAGAGGAGATGGGCAAAGCGACCCCGATGGGCCGGATCCTGGGCGGCGGTACGGAGCTTGCCGGCAAGGCGTTGGGCGTGATCCATGTGCCCACGGTCAAGGGTCAGAGCATGCCTGCCTATGAGCCGCGCGCCGTCAAGGGCATGGGCGTAACCTACGCCACCACCACCATGGGCGCCGACCACACCGCCGGCTATACCGTCGCGCCCGAAATTCTGGGCGTCATGGGCAAGCAGGACCCGCTCAGCCCGGAGGGCAAAGCCGCGTTGAGTCGCGCGTTTCAGGCGACCACGGCCTTCATTGATTCCAGCGGCCACTGTTTATTCATCGCCTTCGCCATTCTCGACATTGCCAGTGGCTATGAAGGCATGGTCGAAGAGACCAACGGCGTTTTGGGCACCAACTGGAGCGCGGACGACATCCTTGCCCTGGGCGTTTCCATCTTGAAGAAGGAGCGCGCGTTTAACGAGGCAGCCGGCATCGGCAAGGCCGCCGACCGTGTCCCCGAGTTCATGACAATGGAGCCGTTGCCGCCGCACAATCAGGTCTTTGATGTGCCGGCCAGCGCCCTGGATTCGGTCTTTGCAGAGCTGTAG
- a CDS encoding AMP-binding protein: MAIFEYGKYDSTFEAPDNLVEIFENSAAKFANNPLIGEKNAAGVYQWATYSQIATRVDNLRAGLAAIGVKRGDKIGIIANNRREWLIGEIAVQGMGAAYVPMYEKELVSMWKYIVKDAGIKVLLVSKPEVMAKIKDFPSEIPTLEKIFLLEGSGENSLEALEKKGAARPVASLRPKPTELAVLIYTSGTTGEPKGVLLSHGNLAENVKAGLAWFPNLSEKSRCISMLPWAHTFGMTADLHAFMLRGGSIGIMGSVETLIDDLPKVQPSFMITVPRIFNKVYNGVWAKMREEGGLKLALFEKALEAAKIKRETGKAGLKYKILDALVLKKIRARFGGCLENAVTGSAPMNIEIAKFFIDVGIPTYDAYGLSETSPAITINSPMMGNRLGSVGKPINKTKVVIDRSRTGEQSDDGEILCFGPQCMLGYHNKPEKTAEVIVELNGMRGVRTGDRGRLDDDGFLFITGRFKEEYKLANGKYIHPETIELEMKVMPWILNAVISGAGHDYNVGLIVPDMKLLKNLAAELNLSVEPKDLFEPTSAAGQKFRELLTAEVQNHLKKTIGSYEIPRKFVFILDDFTLDNGMLTQTMKLKRLLVMEKYGDLLENLYKK; the protein is encoded by the coding sequence ATGGCAATTTTTGAATATGGCAAGTATGACAGCACATTCGAAGCCCCGGACAATTTGGTGGAGATTTTTGAAAACAGCGCCGCCAAGTTTGCCAACAACCCGCTGATCGGCGAGAAAAACGCAGCGGGAGTTTATCAATGGGCAACATATAGTCAAATTGCAACAAGAGTGGATAATTTGCGGGCGGGATTAGCGGCGATCGGCGTCAAGCGGGGGGACAAAATCGGGATTATTGCCAATAACCGGAGGGAATGGCTGATCGGCGAGATCGCCGTCCAGGGAATGGGCGCCGCCTATGTGCCGATGTACGAAAAAGAGCTGGTTTCGATGTGGAAGTATATTGTCAAGGATGCCGGGATAAAGGTTCTGCTTGTATCGAAACCGGAAGTTATGGCGAAAATCAAGGATTTTCCGTCAGAAATTCCCACTCTGGAAAAAATTTTCCTGCTTGAGGGTTCCGGCGAAAACTCACTGGAGGCACTGGAGAAAAAAGGGGCGGCCAGACCGGTTGCCTCGCTTCGTCCGAAACCAACCGAGCTTGCGGTATTGATATACACATCCGGAACAACCGGAGAGCCCAAGGGGGTGCTTCTTTCTCATGGAAATCTGGCCGAAAATGTCAAGGCAGGTCTGGCCTGGTTTCCAAATCTTAGCGAGAAGAGCCGCTGCATATCGATGCTGCCGTGGGCGCATACTTTTGGAATGACCGCCGACCTGCACGCCTTCATGCTGCGGGGAGGCTCCATCGGCATCATGGGGTCGGTAGAAACGCTGATCGACGATCTTCCCAAGGTGCAGCCCTCCTTCATGATTACCGTGCCGCGCATTTTCAACAAGGTCTATAACGGGGTCTGGGCCAAAATGAGGGAGGAAGGCGGATTGAAGCTGGCCCTCTTTGAAAAGGCCCTCGAGGCAGCAAAAATTAAACGGGAAACGGGCAAGGCGGGCTTGAAATACAAAATCCTCGATGCCCTCGTCCTGAAAAAAATCCGCGCCCGTTTTGGCGGGTGTCTCGAAAATGCCGTCACGGGAAGCGCCCCGATGAACATTGAGATAGCCAAATTCTTCATCGATGTCGGCATCCCCACCTATGACGCCTATGGTCTAAGTGAAACATCTCCCGCAATCACCATCAATTCCCCGATGATGGGAAATCGTCTTGGTTCGGTAGGCAAACCGATCAATAAAACAAAAGTAGTGATCGATCGTTCCCGGACAGGCGAGCAAAGCGACGATGGCGAGATCCTCTGTTTCGGACCGCAGTGCATGCTTGGCTATCACAACAAGCCGGAAAAAACGGCCGAAGTAATTGTCGAGCTGAATGGGATGAGGGGGGTGCGCACGGGTGATCGGGGCCGCCTGGACGATGACGGATTCTTGTTTATAACCGGCCGTTTCAAGGAGGAATACAAACTGGCCAACGGAAAGTATATCCATCCGGAGACCATTGAGCTCGAAATGAAGGTGATGCCCTGGATTTTAAATGCGGTCATCTCCGGGGCCGGGCATGACTACAATGTCGGACTGATTGTGCCCGACATGAAATTATTGAAGAATTTGGCCGCGGAGCTGAATTTGTCGGTCGAGCCGAAAGACCTTTTTGAGCCAACCTCTGCCGCCGGGCAAAAATTCAGGGAACTGTTAACCGCCGAGGTGCAGAACCATCTCAAAAAGACCATCGGTTCCTACGAAATTCCCCGTAAGTTCGTTTTTATTCTGGATGATTTTACTCTGGATAACGGCATGCTCACCCAAACCATGAAACTCAAGCGCCTGCTGGTCATGGAAAAATATGGAGACCTGCTGGAAAACCTCTACAAAAAATGA
- a CDS encoding gamma carbonic anhydrase family protein: MPVYEFDGKIPRISAAAFVHPEAVIIGDVVVGESCFIGPGAVLRGDLGPITLGEGVSFQDNAVIHVDIGSEVVIENDVIVGHGALLHDVHILPRTIIGMGAVLMFHVICEEDSFVAAGSVVLQGMRVPAGTIVGGNPAKIIKKASAKNIIATAEGVILYRELAEKYRKTMKKLA, translated from the coding sequence ATGCCAGTCTATGAATTTGATGGAAAAATACCGCGCATCTCCGCTGCGGCTTTTGTTCATCCCGAGGCCGTGATCATCGGCGACGTCGTTGTCGGAGAAAGTTGTTTCATCGGCCCGGGGGCTGTGCTCAGGGGGGATTTAGGCCCCATAACCCTCGGCGAGGGGGTGAGCTTTCAGGACAACGCCGTCATCCATGTCGATATCGGATCCGAGGTTGTGATCGAAAACGACGTCATTGTCGGGCATGGGGCGCTGCTGCACGACGTACATATCCTGCCGCGCACGATAATCGGCATGGGGGCGGTGCTGATGTTTCATGTGATCTGCGAGGAAGACTCTTTCGTTGCGGCGGGTTCGGTAGTTCTTCAGGGAATGAGGGTTCCCGCCGGAACAATCGTCGGCGGCAATCCGGCAAAAATCATCAAGAAGGCCTCCGCAAAAAATATCATCGCTACCGCTGAAGGCGTCATCCTCTACAGGGAACTCGCCGAGAAATATCGAAAGACGATGAAAAAGCTTGCCTGA
- a CDS encoding CBS domain-containing protein codes for MRVQHIMSTPVVTVTSDTPVLEAAKLMKERKIERLPVVDKGKLKGIVTKDRVLHSSPSMATSLSIGEIHYLFARLTVNDIMQKDVATVTPETTIENAVRLAQDRHVGALPVMEDGKVVGIVTTNDFFYMILNPILGIGEEGSRLIVRHCESTGQIANAFRCVADSGLHVLNASYIRSRRGSEKDLIIHVTEEDTGKLSVCLHEKCQLDVEPRER; via the coding sequence ATGCGCGTACAACACATCATGTCTACACCCGTAGTGACCGTTACCAGCGATACCCCGGTGCTGGAAGCGGCCAAACTCATGAAGGAAAGAAAGATCGAACGACTTCCGGTAGTTGACAAGGGGAAGCTCAAGGGTATCGTCACCAAGGACCGGGTGCTTCATTCCTCGCCGTCCATGGCGACAAGCCTGAGCATTGGAGAAATCCACTACCTTTTCGCCAGGTTGACGGTAAATGACATCATGCAGAAGGATGTGGCCACCGTCACCCCCGAAACGACGATAGAAAATGCCGTCCGCCTGGCTCAGGACAGGCATGTCGGCGCCCTGCCCGTCATGGAGGACGGCAAGGTCGTGGGCATCGTCACTACCAATGACTTTTTCTATATGATTCTGAACCCGATTCTGGGAATCGGCGAGGAGGGATCGCGACTGATTGTACGCCATTGCGAATCAACGGGGCAGATCGCCAACGCCTTCCGTTGCGTGGCTGATAGCGGTCTGCACGTATTGAACGCCTCCTACATAAGGAGCCGCAGGGGCTCGGAGAAGGACCTCATCATCCACGTGACAGAAGAAGACACCGGCAAACTTTCCGTGTGTTTGCATGAAAAGTGCCAACTGGATGTGGAGCCCCGCGAAAGGTAG